A window from Terriglobia bacterium encodes these proteins:
- a CDS encoding thioesterase family protein, whose product MSKPVPVGARAEVENVVKLEQTLAGIHDSFSPVYSTPQMIQLMEEACYWALKPYEEGDETTVGTHINVSHKAATGIGIKVKAEAVMESFDGRFYTMRVRAWDETNEIGSGTVNRAFVSVGKFMARVKQKGA is encoded by the coding sequence AAGCCCGTCCCCGTTGGCGCCCGTGCCGAAGTTGAAAACGTCGTCAAGCTGGAACAAACCCTGGCCGGCATCCACGACTCATTTTCCCCGGTGTACTCCACTCCGCAAATGATCCAGCTCATGGAAGAGGCGTGCTACTGGGCGCTCAAGCCCTACGAGGAAGGCGACGAGACCACCGTCGGCACGCACATCAACGTCTCGCACAAGGCCGCCACCGGCATCGGCATCAAGGTGAAGGCCGAGGCGGTCATGGAGTCCTTCGACGGCCGCTTTTACACCATGCGCGTCCGCGCCTGGGACGAGACCAACGAGATCGGCAGCGGCACCGTGAACCGCGCCTTCGTCAGCGTCGGCAAGTTCATGGCGCGGGTGAAGCAAAAGGGCGCGTAA